In Helicoverpa zea isolate HzStark_Cry1AcR chromosome 7, ilHelZeax1.1, whole genome shotgun sequence, the genomic window GAAGTGAAACATCTCCTTGAACTAATTATTATGTGCTTTCGAGCATGACAACAATGAAGTCATACTTAAGTACTAGGTAGGTATGTCAAATGGTCACCCATCAACGGATCGACCGCGACAAGTGCAGTGTAGGTTATTGATCTTCTAGTATGTGTTTATCTAATAAGCTAGGTTATAACTAATGTTACAaacctcagatcaaagaaatagttacaaacattaaaaaaaataaaaggtgcCAACCTACTTACAATAAATATCCTATCAATTTAACTGATTTCATCTTTGATACCCACCTACATAAGGtacctagtaaaaaaaaacaaaagtataaacacataggtaggtacctaattctaATTGTATTGTTATCTCAAATTAAGTATTTACTAATTTAAAAGTGAAACTATACACAAAGTCATACAATACAGGAACGAATGACACACTATTGAACAATCACAGCACTGTATACAATGTCCCAAACAATTGAAGCAACAATTTTCATCACTTTTCTTCGTAACTTCATCACCAATGTTCATCGGTTCGAATCCATCACCTTTAAAGTTCGTATTTTGATCTTCAACTGCATCCAATCCCGgtttgttaaaaacaaaatcttgatTGTCCATGACGACAATGTCAATAGATTGGCCAGTTCAATTCATTGTACTTTGTAGATTTTATGActaaattcttttgtttttttctcgCATAACCTTCTTGGTAAGTACTTAATCATTTATCTCTTCTTGTCGGTACAAAATCGCAGCGCagttttttcaattcaataacTACATTTTGCCATACATCGATCATTTTATTGCAATGGTTTTAAAAAACGAATAGGTAAGTACGTCCAGTTGCGCACGCGCCGTCGGCATTACTAAAGCTCGAGCTACAAACAATTAACTGGCAGTAGTTCCTACTGCTTGCTAATTAGTTAACGACGTGCAGTGCATCATCATCGTAAGGAATAGAAATCTAACGTCATATGAATTCCATATATTTCCTATCTACcatttatgtataggtatttacaattaattaattctctGTTTACCTAGTAATAAGCCTGCAGAATttactaatctcaggaactaggTACCTTTTCcgtttgcaaaaaaatcttGTTAATTTATCGAGCTATGCTACCGAAGGTTTCTATCCtactaggtacttaatattataaatgtgaaagtttctgaaaaagtatgttgttattctttcacggaaaaacgactggaccgatttggttgaaatttggtagaTGGGATATATATAtggataccctggattaacacaggCTGCTTATTATCAAAACACCAAGCGGGCGACCCGCGCAGAAGGCacggcagaagctagtaaagcATATTTTTAGAgcgatatacctacctacttataactcAAAGGCAGTAGGTACCTGTGACCTGTAAGtagaatttttaattattatcttcATAGTTCGCCAACACACATGTACTGCGCATGATTAAATCCTCGCCCAAGAGAGGCCTTTCTCCAGCAATGGCCGTTTTTCAGCAGTATGACAAGAATCGTTTCATATgtaatcttattgaaaaataaagcgCAACACCACTAGCCATATCTTGTCAGACTGCAACATGCTATGAAAAAGTTAGCAGGCGTTGggtagtaaaattatttttagggttctgtatcTACAGGGTAAAATCGAgggctcgatatcgataacggtAACAGGTAGAtgcttgaaatattcacagaatataGAATGTAAATTATGGAACGTTTCGTGTACCCTTCGTGCGCgcgtccgactcgcacttggccgagTATCTATGCAAATAATTgctctaaaataaaatacaaacttagaagtttttgagtttatcttgAACAGACCATATGACATGGCAAAGGCCTTTATTGAGCTATACAGTAGTGGCACCTATGAGAGTGTGTGAGGCTTTAAGTGGGATTGGTCTAAGAGATCTTGGGTTTGTATTGCACCTATTTGCAAATCGAACAAAACTGATATTCGCAAGTAGACGGTATGTATAAGTAAAAAcacaatatcaataaataataaagcattttctcatttaagGTATATTTCTATAGACATTACTATTGTaggaaaaagtaaattaaaaaattgaTTCTCGAGATTTGTAAGTTTCAAAGGTATCTTCAGCTTCTGAAatgacattaaatatttttctcttgaCTGTGTACTGAAGCCATGTCGGGAACTGTTTTGTGGTCTCACACATACTTTCAAAGAAGGAGTCCAAAGGATGTTTATTCCGTTCCCCATACTGACAATTATTTCTATCCATATCTATCATAATTTCTCCAATTTCATTAtcaatttttcttttcttgAATACATGTTCATTTGGTAGAGAGGTCTCCATTTTATCGATGTGAGATTCTGGGGTTAAATTCAATGTGTTTGAAGTAGACGGTTGTATTTCCGAAAAAGTGTTCACAGGTGACGAACAAGAGTCTTTGTCTTCATCACTTGAAGCTGTTATGCATCTTCTTCTTTTCCTCGTTTTCATGTATGGGAGCAGGAATTCCATTATGTCAGCATATTTCCACTTGTTGCTAATTACTGCATCTTGTCCGTTTGCTAAAGCCCGGGCTCTCTTTAAGGAGTCTCGGTGACTGTCCCGTAACTTTTTCCATTCTGCTTTTGCTGTTTTTACtggaaataaatatgttttttttaaggaactcataacaatgaaagaaaatttttgcaacaatataattaattttattcatatttaatttcatctatactaatattataaagctaaagagtttgtttgtttgaacgcgctaatctcaggaactactagtccgatttgaaaaattctttcagcgttagatagcccatttatcgaggaaggctataggctatttttatccgggttcgtgtagaggtttccacgggatgcgggtgaaactactGGCAGTAGCTACTTTGAAATAAATTCCTAGGTATCACCTGGCCTGCTAGTAAGttttaacaatttaattgattgtttaatttattgtgcAAAGAAAACGTTAATGTTagaaatctgtattttttagATCATAACATGGCAGGTAGGTAGTTACATACCACTGCCATTCATCATGTACCTACTCTATGGGGCCAAAAGTCTTGAATCAATAACATTTAGATAAAGCCAAGTAGGTATTGGAATAAAATTGGGTACCCGTGTAACTAGGAAAtctataattattatacctaatttgGGAAAGTAGTGGAGCTATCCCAGTAATAACTTACTATCTGGTATGTCTTTGCATTTTAATTCAGCGACAACTCGCTTCCACGCCGTATCTTTTTTTCTCATGTCGCGATAGTCTTTACAGCCTGTATCCCACAAACAAGGCAGTTGTCGGATCATATCGATAAATTCCTCCATGGTTCACTGATTTCACCTCGCACTTTTTTCTATAAACGTACGGACATTATTTCAATTACAACGTAAACACTACGCAGAGCatacttaagtatttaattgttaacacgatttattttatttcttcaatataataatgtcgCTTTTATTCatcatatttacttatatttctttatctaaaacctcctaaaacaataacaaacacaaagtACTCAACGCTGACACTGACATTGACGTTACACAAACTGTCACCATTCGTAACAGAATAAAATAGGTAGAAAGATATTCTCGATATCATTGATAAAGGACCATTATATAGTGACTTGTATGACTACTGTAACTTTTTCAATTTGGTTTTTTGGCTTTTC contains:
- the LOC124631722 gene encoding uncharacterized protein LOC124631722, which produces MEEFIDMIRQLPCLWDTGCKDYRDMRKKDTAWKRVVAELKCKDIPDIKTAKAEWKKLRDSHRDSLKRARALANGQDAVISNKWKYADIMEFLLPYMKTRKRRRCITASSDEDKDSCSSPVNTFSEIQPSTSNTLNLTPESHIDKMETSLPNEHVFKKRKIDNEIGEIMIDMDRNNCQYGERNKHPLDSFFESMCETTKQFPTWLQYTVKRKIFNVISEAEDTFETYKSRESIF